The Flammeovirga pectinis genomic interval AAGAAAGAAGTAGGAGGGTTATTAAAAATAATTGATACAGGTTTTAAGATAGAAGATGATTGGGAATATTTTGAACAACATTTTGATCAAATTCATAAAGATTTCTTTAAAAGAGCAAAAGAAAAATACCCAGACTTAACACTTACCTATTTAAAGTTAATGGCTTATTTAAAATTAGAACTAACAACCAAGGAGATAGCTACACTTTTAAATATTTCTACAAGGGGAGTAGAAAAATCTAGGTACCGTTTAAGAAAAAAAATTGGTTTGAATGCAGGAGAGAACTTTAAAGATGTTTTAGATGATATCTAATATCTAAACCTGGACGAAAACTGTACTACTATAGAAATTTCATGTTCGATAGTGAACAAGTGTAAATAATTAAATAATCTATTTTGATACTTAATTAGTTGATTATTAATATGTTGTATTTTTATGGCATAACTATGGATTTACTATAGACAAATAACAAGTGTCAAATTAATTACATACATTACTATGAAAACTCTAATTACATCTTTAATCGCAACATTATTTTCTATTACGTTATTTGCTGCTGCACCAGTTGAAAAACCTTCTGATGCATCTGCTGAAAAATTAGTGGAAATGATAGAAAATACAACTTCTTCTGATTGGGCAACATACGCTAAAGCAGCAGAATTATCTATTAACTGGAATGCAGATTTAGCATTAGCAAAAGAATGGATAGACCATGCAATTACTGTAGAAAGAAATCATAAAACATTAGAAATATTAGGTGACTATTATGTTCGTTTAGGTGACGAAGAAAAAGCATTTGCAGCTTATATGGAGGCAATTGAAATTAATATTACTAACACAGAAAACTTAGACCGTTTACAAAGAAAAGTAATGGTTTACGCTAAAGAACTTAAGAAATAGTATTAAGTAGTTAAGTAAAATTGAATTAGTATCCCTGAAGTGTATTTAGTTACATTTCAGGGATTTTTTTATGTTTTAACTGATTTTAGAAATCGTAATTAAGTGAATATTTGCTCATTTAAATAGTCAACATCTTTCACAATGTTTTTACCTTTACATACTATTTTTAAAGGAGCTATGGAAGAGAGAATAAGAAGAACGGTTACAAAGCAATGTAAGGTGATTTTTCCTAATACATTGAACGCTAATAATACTTTATTTGGCGGAGAAGCTATGAAATGGATGGACGAAGTAGCGTATATAACAGCAACGAGGTTCACGAGGCAGAAAATGTTTACTTTAAAAACGGAAGATATTAAGTTTTTAAAAACGATTGCACCAAATAGCATAGTAGAAGTAATTGGTAGGGTAGAAAAAGCCGATCCTATTAAATTGCGTGTGGTATTAGAAATGTACGCAGAAGATATGTTTTCTGATACTAGAGAAAAAGTAATGGAAAGCGTATTTATTTTTGTAGCGTTAAATGATAATAATAAGCCTGTAAGAATTGATTACAGTAGGTTCGAAAGAGAATTTGCCTTGGCTTAATAAAATATTCAAATCAGAAAGAGCGTATCATCTAACAAATAATTGATGATACGCTCTTTTTATTTTAAAGGAATAATTTCTGGTGTTGATATAATAAATAGAGGTTAAACCTAAACCTAAATCAACATTAACGCTTATTACAAAAGTAAAAATGTCTGATTCTCTTTTGGAGATGTCTTTAATATGTAAATCGTTCATCTTCAATCAAAAACATTATGAATACCAAAAAAATACTTTTTGCTGCACTAGTTGCACTTAGCTTTTCATGTTCAAAAAATAAAGAAACAGATATTACTCCTAAAAAAGATATTGAAGGTTTTCGTACCGAAGAAGTTACTAGTAAAGTAGATAAGAAAGCAGATAAAGAAAATAGTTTAGTTAAAATAGCAGGTTTAAATAGTCATATTTCTAATACAGGTATTGTTGCTTATGATTATCCAGGGTCACCTAAGGGGGCTGAGTTATTAACTAAACAAGAATTATACGATTTAATTAATAAATCTTCTATTTCAGCTGAAGAAAAGAAATGGGCAGATGGGTTTATTTCAGAAGTAAATAAAGCAAGAGAAGCTTATAGAAATGGAGCTGCAGCTTGGGAAAGTTACCTTAAAGATTATTTAGGAGTAGACTTAAGCAAGAAGTTAGTTCAAAACCAAATGAGTTATGCAGAAGTAACTAGTCAGATTTCTAAAACTGGACATAATCCTCAGGATGTTACTTATGATGAGCAACTTACAATTGGATGTTATAAATGGAGTGTATTTTATCTTTCTCATGTAAATAGAATAGATAATTGGGAATTCTACGCAACAGCGGATGGTAGACCTGCTGAAAATGGAGTAAAATCTCTTGATGGACATGGTGATTTTAGTACTGATCCTAAAAGATGGATTGGTTTTGAATTAAGTAAAAAAGAAGAAAAAGGTTCTGCAGAAATAATGGGTCCTAGATGGAAAGCTGATAGCGATCCAAAACACGCAGTAAAAGGATGGATTGTTGATGATGGAAATGGGCCTGCCAATAATGGAACATGGGGACATAGACAAACTATCTTAAACGAAAAATTAACGAAAGCTGGTGGTTACGGTGATAGCGTAGAAGGTGCCGGAATGGGACGTTTTAAGTAGAAAAGACATACATACATAACTAACCTACAAACATATACCCCTCTTTGTTGAAAAATGAAGGGGGTATTTTTTTGTTTAAGCACAATAGGATTAAAATATAATTATTTTAATTCTCTGATCACTTCAATTTATAAAAAAAGCCCTTTATCCAGAAGGATAAAGGGCTTTTTAAGAGCTGTTTTTTATCTATTTCTTTACTATTTTTTTATGAATAATACCTTCTTTAGTGGTCAATTCTAATAGGTAGACTCCACTTGCAATAGTACCAATATTAATATTTTTTCTTCCAACCATATCAAAAGCATCTTGAGTAATTAAATGCCCAGTATTAGAAAGTAATCTATAACGATTAAATAAAAGGTCACTTTCAATAGTAAGTGCGTTATCAAAAGGCATAGGATATGCTTTAACATTCGCATCTAATTCTTCAACAAGAGCAGTAACCCCAGCATCTGGTGAAATTTTGAAATTTACCTGATAAATTTTATCATCAGTAAGAGCATGTTCAATTATAAATAATACAGAATCGTAGGTAACAACATCTACTTCTTGTGCATTATACATTATGCTATCTGTAAGGATTCGCTCAATTCTAAAGTTTGTAGAATCTGTAAATACCTCTGTACCATAACTAATTGTACCGTGCGAAGCAGTAGTAAGCATACGAAGATTTGTTTCCATTGGAATCTGATCTAGGTATAAACTATGGTACAATTGTTTAGATACAGGTGATGAAGCATTACTTGTTGCATTAATTGTTCCTGCATAGATATTAGTAAAATCATCTTCAGCCATTATATCAATAATAACAGTAAACATACTAGAAGTATTATTTACACTATCAGAAACCATAATTGAAAACTCATCAGCAGAGATATCTTCACCTATTAATTGATATTGAATAATGTTGTTATCAATGTCATTTTGTGTAAAATTATCTACTTCTATAGCCAAAGAAGTATTGTATAGCAAACCATGTGCAGGAGCATCTATAACTTGGTAACTAATCATTGACGTACTAGATAAATCATCCGAAAAATGAAGATCATCATGCGTAATCATAACATCTGCACTATCAATATGTAAGAACAAGTCTGTCATAGTTTCCATTTCAGGAATATCGTCATCAATAGCATTTAAGGTAAATGTGAATCTTTGCGTAGAAGAACTTAAAGTGCCATCAGAAACATAAAATGTAAAACTATCTTCTATGGTGTTACTGTGATCATGAGTATATTTAATACTGCCATTTGCAATATCACTTAGTGTAAAATAACTACCCGAATTATACCTCTTTCTACCTTTACTCATCTTACCATTAGAAACACCATCAACAATAAAGAATTTCAAATTATTATTATCAATATCTACATCTGTAGCAGCAAGTAATGTGGTAGATAGATTGACATATCCTCCCTCATTAATAGTAGCACCAGTATTTATCGTTACTATAGGAACATCATCATCAATAGGATTAATAACAAAATAGAAAGTTTCTATTGCAGAGGTTTGTGTACCATCTGTAATTTCTATTTTAATTGAATCTAAAACAGTATTACTACCATTGTGCGTATACTTTATTTTTGCTCCATTCAGTTGACTTTGCGTGAATGTGCTATTTGTAGAAAGTGATTTTCTTCCAATTGATAAACGACCATTTTTTACCGTACTTATTAATGTGTAAATCAAGCTACTATTGTCAGAATCAGCATCTTGTGCTACTAAATTAGTATTTGATATAATGGCTGCATCACCTTCTAATAGAGTAAGGCTTGTATTTGTGGTCAATACCGGTAGATCATCATCAACTGCAGTAATAATAACCTGTTCTGTAAATGCAGTGGTAGTATTAATACCATCGCCTAAAGTAAAGCTAAATTGATCTGACGTTGTATTGGTATCGTTGTGCTCATAAGAGATATTTCCAATATCACCGAACAGGAATGTTTCATTAATCGCAATTGCAGTTCCATTGTTTTTTAACTGACCATTTACTGGTAAACTAGTTATGGTTACAATGATATTGGCGTTATCAATTTCATCATCTGTTGCATCAAATTCCGACGTACTAAAGTTTAAAGTAGCTCCTTCTAATAACTGAGAAGTATTTTCTACTACCATACTTGGTGCATCATCATCTATTAAAGTAATTGTAATGGCAAAAGTAACTTCTGTAGAAGTATTTGTACCATCTGAAACAGTAAAAGCAAATTGGTCTGAAGTAGTATTACTATCATTGTGCTGATATACTAAATTGGTAACATCAGCTTTTATAAAGGTATCACCAACGGCTAAAACAGTAGAAGATAAAGTTAAATTACCATTGGTTGGGATAGCAGTTAATGTGTAAATAAGGTTACTTAAATCCGTATCATTATCACTTACATCAAGCAGACTTGTAGAGAATGTGAAATTGCTTCCTTCATCTATAGTTTTACCTGTATTTACAGTAATGTAAGGAAGGTCGTCATCTATAGGATTAATAATAGTAGTAAAGGTTTTTACTACTGAAGTATTTGTACCATCAGTTACAGTGAAGTTGAAATTATCTGTGGTAGAGTTACTACCGTTGTGTGTGTAGATAACTACAAAATCAGATAGGTGAGAGAGGTTAAATGTACTTCCTACTGAAAGAGAAGTTCCGCTTAATACTAGAGTACCTTGAGATGGAATACTACTTAAAGTAAACGTTAAATTACTTACATCTGTATCGTTATCTAATGCATTCAACATAGTTAATGATAATGCATAGTTTCCTCCTTCATCTATTGTATTACCTGTATTTTTACTGATGTAGGGAACATCATCATCTACAGGGGTAATAGTAGTAGTGAAGGTTTTTACTACTGAAGTATTTGTACCATCAGTTACAGTAAAATTGAAATTATCAGCTGTAGAATTACTACCATTGTGGGTATATCTTACCAAAGCATTTGATATATCCGCAGTAGTAAATGTTCCATTAGCTATAAGGTCTGTGCCATTTAAAGAGATAGCACCCTGACTAGGAGCACTACTTAATGTATAGGTTAAAGTAGTGTCGTCTGTATCTGTATCAGAAGACGATAACATTGTACTAGTGAATAAATAATTGTCACCTTCATTAATTGTGTTTCCTGTATTATTTACAAGAATAGGAGTGTCATCATCTACAGGAGTTATTTTAATACTAAAAGTAGCAATGTCTGATACAGCTTTTGTATCAGTAGCAGCAAAAGTGAAGCTATCTGAAGTAGTATTACTACCATTGTGCACATATTTAATATCTCCATTAATTAGACTGCTTTGTAAGAATGCATTATCTGCCTCCATTACAGTTGTACCTTGATAGTACAATGTACCATTTGTAGGAACAGTAGCTAACATAAAAACAAAATCAGCATCGTCTGCATCGCTACCAAAAATTAAGGTATTGTCTATTATAAATTCACTACCCTCATCGGTAGTTTTACCCGTATTTACCGTTACTAAAGGAGGTGCATTTTGTGTAATGGTAAAATTGAAAACTGTAATTGCAGAATAATTTACACCATCGTATACTCTGAAACTAAAACTATCTGTTGTAGTTGTAGCTCCATTATTTTGATACTTAACATTTCCATCTACCAAATCTTGTAAACTAAATTCACTCCCTGTAGTTAATGCAGTCGTATTTAAAGATAATGTTCCTGATTGAGGAAGAACATCGTTGATAACAATTTTCAAATCATTGTCGGTATCATCTATATCTGTAACATTAAGTACCAGTGTAGTAAAAATGTATGAATTATTAACCAGTACTGTCTGATTATTATTTCTTGTTACAGTAGGTGATTGATTGGTAATAGAATAATTAAAAGTAGTGATACTACTTGCATCTGTACCGTCTGAAACTGTAAACGTAAAAGAATCTGAAGTAGCGGATGGATCAGAAGGTGAATAAGTAAATACACCACTGTTGATTTCTGCTAATGTAACTTGGCTACCTGTTGTAAGAGCATTACTATTTAAATATAATGTTCCTTTAGTAGGGAGTATATCATCTATAATTAAATATAAATCTACGGCATCATTATCTGTATCAGAAGCATTAATTTCTGAAAGAGTAAAAGTATGTGTAGATGAGTGACTCACTGTTTTA includes:
- a CDS encoding acyl-CoA thioesterase — translated: MEERIRRTVTKQCKVIFPNTLNANNTLFGGEAMKWMDEVAYITATRFTRQKMFTLKTEDIKFLKTIAPNSIVEVIGRVEKADPIKLRVVLEMYAEDMFSDTREKVMESVFIFVALNDNNKPVRIDYSRFEREFALA